A segment of the Lycium ferocissimum isolate CSIRO_LF1 chromosome 5, AGI_CSIRO_Lferr_CH_V1, whole genome shotgun sequence genome:
CTACATTCCAACGATTATACATTTGTTTTGCAGAATGTAAAGAGGGCTTTAAGGCAGGTTGTAGGAAGATCGTTGGTGTTGATGATTGCTGGTTGAAAGGTGTTGATGATTGCTGGTTGAAAGATTCTATGTATGGAGCACAGTTGCTTGCTGCTGTAGGTGTGGATGGCAATAACAATATATTTCCTATAGCCTatcttggtaggagtaaggtctgcgtacactctaccctccccagaccccacgttgtgggatttcactgggttgttgttgttgtgttgttgtagccTATGCCATTGTGGAAAAGGAGTGCAAGGATACATGGCAATGGTTTTTGAACTATTGGACGATTGATATTGAAATAGAAGAGCAATATCTCTGGACATTCATGTCAGATAAGCAAAAAGGCCTTCTTGAAGCTTTTGAGGAAGGTTACCAAATGTTTCTCACAGGTTTTGTGTGCGGCACTTGCACAATAATTTCAAAAAGGCCGGGTTCCCTGGTCATGTGTTAAAAGATGCATTTTGGAAAGCGGCTAGAGCAACAACTGTTGAAGCGTTTAATATATGTATGTCGGATATATTTGAATTGGATAAAGAAGCGCACGAATGGCTTTCTACTAAGTTGCCTCGTGAATGGTCCAGATCTCACTTCTCACCACTTTCAAAGTGTGACATGTTGTTAAACAATGTGTGTGAGGTCTTCAACAGTTTGATTCTTGATGCTAGAGATAAACCCATTATCAAACTTTTGGAGACCATAAGACATATACTCATGGCTAGGATTGCATTCAATAGGGATAAATCTGAAAAATGGACTTCGGGTGACATTTGTCCAATTATAAAGAAGAAATTGCATACAAACATGAAGGGAGCTTCTGGTTATATTCCTCGAAAGGCCaactcatgaaattatgaaatcataGGGTCTACTGATATTGACACTTGGGCTGTGGACTTGTACAACAAGATatatagtactccctctgtttcaatttgtttgaacctatttcctttttagtccgtgccaaaatgaatgacctcttttctaatttggaaacaaattcactttatgaatgatttacagccacacaaattttcaaggcttattttgaaccacaagtttcaaaagtcttcccttcttcttaaatgtcgtgcccagtcaaatgggttcatataaattgaaacggagggagtagtagaaAATGGCAATTATCAGGGATACCTTGCAAACATGCTATTTGTGTTATATGGATGAAAAAAGATGAGATTATAGACTATGTTTATGACTGCTACTAGGTTGAGACATACAGGAAAGCATATACAGCCATGTTGCCTATGAATGGGCAAGATTTATGGCCTAAATCATCTAATCCTCAACCATTGCCACcttatttgaaaaagaagaaaggaaagaagtgGATGAGCCTGGAGCCTCGAGTACTAggataaaaaggaaacaaaaatcAGTTGATTGTAGCAAGTGTGGTAGACCTGGTCACAACAAAAGAACTTGCTGTTTATATACTGTTGTTGAACCAGAACCAACAAAGTATGCTTCATTTTTCGACTCTGTCATGGTTGAGAACACATCAAGTTGGACATAAGAATTTGCCTCTTTTCGTGACAAACTTCCAGTGAGATGCATATATCAATAATGTTTGTCTTACTTCATTGTAATGAAATTCATCTAACTTAAggtcttcttatttccttttcaGGTTAGAAGAGGTTAGTAGCATGAATGCGCATCAAGTTGCATAGCGTTGAAGATGTGACAGTCGTTACCATTTTGTTCACTTTCTAATGACAGGATTTATTTTGGAATGACTCAAGTTCATTTTGTAATGTGATAACTTCTAAGCGAATTAAGTTCATTTTGTATGACTCTATTATGAAGTTTTTAGACTTTATTATTTACATGGTTCAACTTTTGGGCATTTGGTATTTCTGTAATTAGCTTTCTGCATTTTGCACTTAATTTTCAGTTTCTGCACTATATTTTTCAGTTTCTGCACTATATTTTTCAGTTTCTGCACTTATTTTCAGTTCTGCATTGCAATCTGCACTTTTTTCTGCATTCTGTGCATATTTTTAAGTTTCTGCACATATTTTTCAATTCCTGCACTATATTTTGCGCTTACATTTCAGATTCTGCACAAGTTTTCAATTCCTGCACTATATTTTGCTCGATTCTGCACTTAAATTTCAGTTTCTGCACGCATTTTTAATTTTCTgcactatattttttttgattctCTACTTAAATTTCAGTTTCTGCACACATTTTTTAGTTTCTGCACACCAAAATCTAACTTTTATTAATTTCTGCACATGTTTTTTAGTTTCTGCACACCAAAACTACACATTATTAAGCTTCCGCAGACCAAAATCTGCATATGTTTCAGTTTCTGCATACGAGTCTCCGACCCAAATACAGGAAAAAAGGCGCTGAAATCAATTAAAAAGATTCACATTCTGCAAAAGAAAAAACTGTAGGAAAAGAAATGAGAAGTTTTGATTGATAAGTAATCGGAAATCTAAAACAGGAAAAGGATGTAGAAATAGTAAATTAGAGAAAAAACAACTTGTAATTGATTTCGCGAGAAGGAGATCGGAAAAAACTAAAGGCGAAAAAAGATGCAACATGCTTTTGTTAAGAATGAAGAGCTCAGTGAAGTTTTGAAGGATCTCCCTtctggaaaaaagaaaagtcacaTGAGAATATTTGAATCTGTTAAATATGGATGGAAACTTAACAGAGGGACGTTGGTCAACTTTGGGAAACTTAAGGGATGTTTTGGGTTAAGTGAAATATTATAAGGATGTAGTGAAAGTTAGGGTGAAACAAGAGGTATGATTTTGGTCAAATACTCTATTAAGTTTACTCTAAACTATATTAAGTCGAATAGGTACTAACAGCCGGCGTGCAGATATCATAAACAGACTTCTTCCTTTTTTAGGGGGCCATCCGATAAATAAGAAATGTGTAGCTTTTAGCACCTCCTGTAGTCCTTTTATTTTTCCCGGTTTTTAAGTTACCGAAAAAGAGACTGCATGGAGACAAAGATCCAGGGCTTTATGGTTGAAAGAAGGCGACAACAACACAAGATTTTTCCGTAACACTGCCAATGCTCATAAGAGAAACAACAATATTGATCATCTGGTGGTACAAGGGGATCGCATAGTGGAACCAGAAAGAGTCAAGGAGGAAATcatttctttttataaaaaactcTACACAGAGACAGAGATCTGGAGGCCTACTGGAGACTTGATTAATTACCCCTCAATTACAGAAGCAGAGAGGGATTCCCTTCAAAACAGATTTGAGGAACAGGAAGTATATAGTTGCCTGAAGCAGTGTGCTATAGATAAAGCACCTGGTCCTGATGGGTACACCATGGGGTTTTATATCAAGTATTGGGATGTTTTAAAGCAAGATATAATGGAGGCTTTTCACAATTTCCATGATCAGGAAATGTTTGAGAAAAGCTTCAATGCTACTTATATTGCCTTGATCCCCAAAAAGGCAGGGGCAGAGGAGCTGAAAGATTTCAGACCGATAAGTCTGATAGGAAGTTTCTACAAGCTTTTATCAAAGGTTTTGACTGAAAGGTTAAAAAAGGTGATGGATAAACTAGTGGACTCTCAACAGATGGCCTTCATCAGAGGGAGACAGATAATGGATGCTGTGTTTATTGCTAATGAAGCAGTGGATTCAAGAATTTCACAAAACAAGCCTGGCATTGTGTGCAAACTGGACATTGAGAAAGCATATGATCATGTGAATTGGGAGTTTCTTCTTAGAATTCTAAAACAAATGGGTTTTGGGGAGAAATGGATCAGGTTCTGTTTGTCCACTGTCAAGTTTTCCGTTCTTATCAATGGTGCTCCTGAACGTTTTTTTGATGCTCATAGAGGGATTAGACAAGGAGATCCGTTGTCTCCTTTTCTATTCATTCTTGCCATGGAGGGTCTAAACAACATGATaaaaatagccaaatcaaatGGGTGGATCTCAGGTTTTGAGGTAGCCAGAGGAGGCGACAGGAGTTTGGAGGTGTCTCACCTTCAATATGCAGATGacactttaattttttgtgatgCAGAAGAGGAGCAGGTTAAGTTTCTGAGACCCATTTTGGTCTGCCTTGAAGGAATCTCGGGACTTCATATCAATTGGAGGAAAAGCCATATTTATCCCATTAACTCTGTCCctaatttggagttgttggtctCAATTTTGGGAGGTGAAGTGGGTCAGTTACCTACTGTCTATCTTGGGATGCCACTAGGTGCAAAGTCAAAATCCAAAGAGATATGGGATGCAGTTTTGGAGAAATGTGAAAAGAAGTTGTCCAGATGGAAATCTCAGTATTTGTCTCTGGGAGGCAGGCTTACTTTGATTAATGCAGTGCTTGATTCTGTACCAACTTACATGTTATCTCTATTCCCTATCCCTTCTGGAGTGGTTCAACGACTGGATAAGATTAGAAGATCCTTTTTCTAGCAAGGGAACAGTGACAAAAGAAATTTCCACTTAGTAAAGTGGAAAGAACTGATTATTAGCAAAAAACAGGGTGGTCTTGGTATTAAAAATCTGAAGAATCATAGTAAGGCATTAAAATTGAAGTGGCTATGGAGGTATTCTAAGGAGCCTCAATCTCTTTGGGTAAATGTTATCAAGATAAAGTATGGGGAACTGGATTGCTGGGTCACCAAGGAGGCAAATAGTCCATATGGTGTGACCTTATGGAGGTCCATCTGAGCCTGGTGGCCTTTCTTAAAGAGACACTCTGTCATTAAAGTTCAGAATGGTAACAAAACACTCTTTTGGAAAGACAAGTGGTTGGGCAGTAGGAGCTTGCAGGACTCCTTTCCTGATCTGTTTATTTTGGCTCAACATCAGAATAAGACAGTGGCTGAGATGTGGTCACCTCAAGGTTGGGAGCGGATTGTCAGGAGAATGATTTTCACCTTTGGTTGACTGAACTTTTTAGCCTTCTGGAAACTTTTCAAGGGGTGAAAGATGGAGAAGACTGTTTGTGGTGGACTGGACATACCAAAGGGCAGTATATGGTGAAATCTGGGTACAAGATTATGAACACAATAGCGCCACAGACCTTTATTTGGCCTTGGAAACACATCTGGAAAGTAAAGATACCACACAAGGTTGCTTGCTTTACTTGGTTGCTAGCTAAGGAGGCTGTGCTGACACATGAGAACCTGATGAAGAGAGGCATCACCATAGACTCAAACTGCTACTTATGTGGGACTGAAGCTGAAACAGTAGGACACTTATTTCTACATTGCAAGGTCACAAGCCAGTTATGGAAGATTTTTCTCAATCTTAGGGGCATCTCTTGGACAATGCCTAGCAAGATTGTTGAGACTCTTTTTAGCTGGAAGGAGGCTGGGATTGGGGCAAAAAGTAGAAGAAATTGGAGGATCATCCCAGCATGTATATGGTGGACAATCTGGACAGAAAGGAATGCCAGATGTTTTGAGAATAGAAGTAGTACAATTCAGATGATCAAGCTCACCTGTGTTAGGCTACTTTGTTTTTGGTGTACAAATGCATTCCCTGAAGATACAGAGACAATCCTAgatgttcttgattcattttAGGATTGCAGCTATGCTTCAGTGActcttgtttaattttttttttttctcctttttctcttgTAAAGGGGTTTTCAGTACTTCCCCAGTACTGGTCTATAATACAAAATGTTacctgtttcaaaaaaaaaaaaaggcccgcTCCTCAATCATTTTCGCTTAAATACCAGACTTAATACACAAACAAGTCGAACTCATGACGAGTGACTAATATACACTCCGTGCTGTCTGCCTTTCCTCTTGAGCTGAAAGCCTTGCTgcattctgttttttttttttttcttgggtaaGCTCCGATAAGCTTTCTTTCGATGTTCATGTtcataataagaaaaaattctCAAGCTCGCTTCGATCATTCCTATTCTAAGGGCCCCCCTTCTAATTGACCTGTTACAAATGGGATTGAGAATCCACTGCAGTAATCTCATTCTAAACAAACTTACACACTCAATATTGCTGAACTGACACATCCAAGATAAAAGAAAACCTCTAATCTCCAAGCAGTTCAACCTTGATCTTTTAGAGGGTTTAGGAGAATGACGGAAACAGTGCAGCCAAAGAGCTGAAGTAACATCCTTGAGATCCAAGGTTCTAATCTTATCAAAGATAAGACACAGTAATCTCCCGGGCAAATCTATCTTTTTCATCCTAAAACAGCCAGAAGGGCTTAAGCATACTATCTGATTGTCTTTATCAATAGACGTGATAGCATGTCCTTATTATAGTGGATGACAGAATGTTATGGGGCATATTTACCTTTCGTCAATTTTTATTTGAAGCTTTGAACTCTTCCCATCAACTTGTTTGAGGTAGGACACTCGATAAAGTTTCTTCCAACATTTCCAGGACATGTATAATTTAAAAGCACATGAAAACAGACAGTTGATTGTTTGGTTATCTATTAGCTTAGAAGGTAAAATAAGAGGGTCCATGAGAGAGATTTGCCACTATATATTCTATTTCAGACATCAAAACTTTTCCTTGAAGAATTTACTTTCTCATCAAATCCTACCTTAATTAGGTCCAAGACTTTCAAGATAGGTTCATAAGTGCATAAAAGCTCATGCTCTATGCAGTAGTTAAGGTATTTACCCTGGTAGCTAACATGACGAAAATTTTAAGGTATATCAAAAGAGAGAAACATACAAGGAAAAAGAAACAGTTGTTGCAGAAAAAAGCAAACAGAAACCTCAAAAATATAGATGCCTGTGGAAATTATAAGCTACTACTAAACGCTTATGAAGCACACGACACCGAACAACCATAAATGCAGTAAGGAGCTGCAAAAAGGTGTCTCCCCTTTGCACTTAAATACAGAAAATTAGGCACCGACTCAACAAAATTTACTATAATTCCTAGCGTCGTATGTTTGTAAATACCGATGATGTCAAAAGAAGTCTCCCGGGCATACAGTTTTAAGTCATCATCTACATGAGTATCAAAATAGAACAGGAAcggagaaaaaaatatactagCAAAAAACCAGGAAAAGGAATACCCTAAAATTGCTTTAGAAAATAGGACAAAAAATATACCAGGAACCAATTCTAGAAAATACTTCCAGCTCTACAATCACAAAGATTACAAGCTTAAAGGATCTGCTGAATTGGCAGAATTTTTTCGTTTGTTTAAATCTCAGGGAACAGAATTACTCAGGTACTGGTAATACTAGTGACAGATCACATATATCCAGTGGATTGGTCAGTGTGCATGCCAATACCACCCAAAAAAGGAGGAATTATACTACCCGATAACATTGGTCAAAATGCTAATTTGCAGAACAGCTAGTATTTTGGAAACTGAAATCCGACTCAACTTAGGAGCCATTGAGTATACTCATTATCAGTTCAAAACAAGATTGGTAATGTTCCAGCCTCCAGGTAAGAACAACACAGCTGGACCATTAAATTGTGTACCAAAATTTGACGAAGCCGAAACCATAAAAACCGTTTCTTGAAATGGCCTCAAAATTCAAAAGACGTATGACTACGAGAATCAACTGTTCAATTATTTATAAGCAGGAAGGCAGGAAAAACTAAAAGGGACAATTATGTACTCCAACATACACCCAAAAAGGAAGTTCAAAGGACTTACGTGTTCTTTATGGACAGTACTTCCTCCATTTGTCTTCCTTTAACCCATTCAGTTGctgaaaattacaaaaaaaaaaaaaaaaaagctcagaATCACCAAAACCCATCTTAAATAACATCAAATGCTCAATAAAACCAGCTTATAGTATGTTAAAAAGGGTAAAGAGATTCGTCTTTTTTCATTGTTATCTCACCAAATTCCTTGAAATACAAAGATAAGGCCAAATAATTGAACAAAACGTACCAACAGATGAAGAAGCAATAGCAGAACCACAACCAAAGGTCTTAAAACAAGCATCTGTAATTTTCCCAGTCTTATCATCAACCTTGATTTGAAGTTTCATCACATCACCACAAGCCGGAGCCCCGACAAGACCCGTACCAACTGTCGGGTCATTCTTATCAAAGGACCCAACATTTCGTGGGTTATTGTAATGATCCACTACTCTTTCATGATATAGCCTCGGTAACACACCTCGGGTCACCAATGATTGTTGACCTAGCCCTAAAATTCGATTTCCAATGTGCTTCAACATATTTGTGATTTTGACctaattgattgaatttgggAATTAAGGGCGTATGTAAGATGCGCGTGTGGTGTATTTATAATGAGGTTCCCGTTTGTgtggaagaagaagagaggtgGCTGAGATATactagatgaaaaataatgtcaaCCTTACATAAATACCTATCTTGTATTGGCTTCTAACTAGatataattataaaatacaaaattacCAAGCATAgctatttttctttaaaaatgcatatatttctaatttttttttaaatatagagaaatacaGTGAACAAAGAAACATGCTCCAAGAAATCAGAAGCTATTTATGGAACAgattttttgaaatacagtaaaatacaagaaaatacaaAATTGGGTTGAGTATAAATGGGCTATAATTTTGGAAcagattcttctttttctttttaaatggtaagttaaattaaatcaaccatatttcacacATTCCATAACCGCTCATGAAtctctctcaacttttatcacaattaaaactttttgaattcaaaaaccattaaagatctgaaaacttccaaatatagaaaaatatacgctggaatacaatgaaatatggttgattatttaagaaatataaagttgtagtatgcgtatatacaatggaatacaatgaaatatataaactatttcataaattagaaatacaaaaatgcaaatatattgaaatacaaataaatacaaaaatcgtgaaaacaaagtggagtaaaaataggctctacaccaaaaaaaaaaaaaaagataaatatatttaaatacagtgaaataatacactgaaatatattgaaaaattatatatactGTTGGTTGATACAcagaaatacactgaaatatattgaaatattttatcaaacacttgatgggcatgaagctccacaactctcatcaatggtgtttctacaacaacaacctatTCTCTTGCTCATAGATGATGCTACAATATCATATTGCTATAATCAATGTTATTCTTCATAACTCATAAGATAAACAACACCACATGATTAGCAAACataagaaggattttcctcttatttcggGCTATCCATGGAGATTTAGCAAACGAATTGTTATGGCTGAGCTTCGGCCATTGGCTGGAGATCCTCCACTGCTTTTTTTATTGCCACTGGTGTATTTTTGCTTGGAATATCAATATCCGTCATTAAAATGGAGAGTTAGAGCTTGTTGAAGATACCCTGACAATGgctgaaaatatataaaaaataaaaaaaatgaaaagtgaatgaaaagtgaaggtaaagacgatgaaatttatgaacaattgaagagaaatacaacaaataatATAACGAAAATTAGTTACCTGCAGAGATTGGGTAACtgataaggaagaagaagaaatcgtgATAATTATGGTGAAGAATAATGGGAGTAAAATGCGATTGTAAATTGAAGatgtgagagaaaaatatttggaaaaaaaaattgtgggtaAGTGGAAGAGAGGTACTTATTTTTAGGGAAATACACTGCAGTTACAAAAACAAGTTATAAAtggtaatttaataaataattaagctaccaaaaataattttaaaaaaagatagcTATTACTAACAAAAAAGTCTTAGAGGTAGTTATGAACtgtaaattttccaaaaataattgGGCGCGAGCTGTGGACTTAAATATTGGGCCTCTGTATAGGCCTTTTCAAGTTGGGCCTTATTTCCAAGATTGaactctttcttttcatttttgggcCACaaacgtatatatacatagtaacTAAGAGACTATATTTACGGAACATGACGAgacttttcagtttacaaaatatatcaatagttTTCTTACAAAATCTATACTAATCAGGTAAATTAAAAAGCAATGAATAACATACAGTAAATAAATTAGGCGTCAAACATGGAAATAACATAAGGAAACTGATCTTCCCTTATTTTATCTACGTTTCTCTCCCCATTCGAAACTAAAAGATATTGTTCATTGATTTTCTCCACTGTTCTCTTCCCATTCAAATTAACAGATATTGTTCCCTGATTTTCTCCACCTTTTGCTCAAAAAATTCATTCTAATTGGTAATTATCGGTtgtataaaatttgtataaaaattatattaaatttgtattcttcaaatatctacaacaatatacatctttaaaacaaatttcatagaactaattatataatatataactttaaaatacaattttcatacaactCAACATACAATTATAATACAACTTTAATGTAATTTTGCTACATCTTCAAACATggagaagatatatatattaataataataataataataatgaattttgtaattgatacaaaccagattccatacgcatttcatacacattttAAGACTAATTTCTATCGAatttatttgcatttcatacacattgtgACCACATATATCTCagaaatgatatatatatataatattaatacaaatttcatacatatattagtttttAACATTTTTAAGAACTAcagtatatataatttatacagatttcatacgcacggtgatcatatatatctcaaaacGATACAGACtgacttttatatatatttaatacgCGGGTCAGTAATCAAAAGCTTTCTATTATTAATGTATACATAATCTGTCAACAtttgtagagaaagagagagggagagagaaatcgttttgaaaagaagaagaatctgATTGGTAAGTATCCTAAAATTAAgcccaaatttaaaaatcaaattctaTTCCTAAATAAAAGCCCAAAATCGTGGATACTCCATTAAGCCCGAATCtagtatattttgtaaataaggaaaagtattcttatgttttgtaatatagaatCTTAAGCAGTATTGTTAGgtcattttcccttcatttttttgcgcggattcctttaaaggcactggtctttaatttttgccctttgcctaaaaaaaattgaatttcgGGTTctaacccccgctcagtcaataattaaaaaaaaattgcaaggcagagtttcaaactctaccttaagggcTCGTTTGGAATGAtgaataagcaaaaatagtcttgggataaaaatttagtaccgctttatttcatgtttggttgggataaaattgcgggataactaatcccgggataagttaTCTCGGGATTATAGTGTTTTATCCATACGCAGGGTGGGATAACAATCCCAAGATAACTAATCTCGAGATAACTTGTTccccaaccaaacgagccctaagatagagttttgccttcaccAGAAGGCAATGCTCTGCCTTCTGGCATAAGGCggagttttgccttcaggcaattttaaaaaaaaaaaaaaaaaaaaaattagtcggAATTttacaaacctctgccttaatgcctaactttgctacaaactTCTGCCttgctaaattttttttaaaaaatatttaactgagcgggggttcgaactcagaacccaTGAATTTTCGGCgaaggggaaaaattaaaggtttcaaattttgaggggaaaattttaaagaccagtgcctttgaagggcattccgcacaaaaaaatgttcAAACTTTACCTTAAGTTAGAGTTTGCCTTGTgcccttaaggtagagttttgcaggcaaattttactttgtgaattttttttttaaatttttgaataaacgggggttcgaacccggaacccatGAGTTTTTAgacaaagggcaaaaattaaagaccagtaatttgaggggcaaaaaattaaagaccacccccgagtAAGACCAACGGTGCAAAATTGCCttgttttttttggggggggggaaaaaGACACAAATGGCCATCTAGGTGAAACTATTGACACCCGATGACCCAAGAATCTTAAAAGTctctttttaaacttttcaaaataatttcataTTCTAGCCATTTTTCaactaattccagcatatgtatataaattgtatcattattgtatatgtatcactgttatatatgtatagagaatgtatcatacgtatagaatatgtatcattactgtatatgtatagaaaaagtgtatcatacgtatagacACTATATCATTATCGTATAAAATATGCATCCCTAAAGTAaatgtatagaaaatatatcattgttGCCACAAAaaggctgatttttttttttttttggtggtgaATGGGCTGCTGGGCTAGCGCTTGATAATACTTTGGGTCGAATGGCTAACTCGGGGTATTAAGCCCAAACATGGGCCGAACAAATTTCTGATGGCCACTGtgtgtccttttttttttttttttttatagaaaaatataagtagacgaaaatataataatatttaaatattctTAGCAGGTAAATCCAATCAACATTCCATCACTGCTTATGAGttttatagaaaaataaattgcttTGTATAAGGACATTTCTCCCTATTTTTTAGTGGGACT
Coding sequences within it:
- the LOC132055930 gene encoding iron-sulfur cluster assembly protein 1-like, translated to MLKHIGNRILGLGQQSLVTRGVLPRLYHERVVDHYNNPRNVGSFDKNDPTVGTGLVGAPACGDVMKLQIKVDDKTGKITDACFKTFGCGSAIASSSVATEWVKGRQMEEVLSIKNTEIAKHLSLPPVKLHCSMLAEDAIKAAVKDYEVKKAKFSGGAGSASTEKVADA